The nucleotide sequence GCCTATCACCTTAGCTTATCACCCATACAAGTATTATATTTAAGGTCACCACACAACAATTATGAAATATCTTGCAGATTGAGATTACTAAGAAAAGACTAGTGAGAGTTACCGTGCCAGATCAATGTGGTAGCATATATATTAGAGAATAGCCAGGGATGCATACCATTTTGTTGGGTAATGAAATGCTGGTCATCCTTTCTAATTAAATAACATCAAAGGATGTCGTTATTCCATATGATGACAATTCTATCCAATTTGCCTCTGGCCAAGTAGTAATCATTATCCCAACTTGTTTTAAGTGGCTCAATTTTGCATCGGCAAGGAACATCTTCCTGCAAATGTTTTCTAAGAGCAAAACAACGTGGATCGAATGAGTTTTAGGTAGATAGGAGAGGTGTTGTTTATCACTTTTCCTATGAGCACTCCTATAGTtctaaatataatattcattgagAGTTAGGATTCAAGGGAGATATAGTCCAGAGACATTTATGCCTCTCTAGGGTATCTCATACCTATCACAATGGGAGACATTTTCTTCCCAGATGAAgaatctctctcaataatatataGAAAGACATTACTCCAATGAGATAAGTTCATCTCCTAATATCAAGTAAAGAAAACATATATCGCACTAGCAAATATAGTGATATCTCTTACCTGCTATAATAGGGATACGTTCCTCCCAATAGCACAAGGAAGAATAGTCTATCATGTCAAAAATACTCTAATCCCCAAAGGAGAATCACCTTTCAGTATATTGGCCTTTCTGCAATTGACAAAGATCATCCAAATCCATCTTAACATATCATCATACCATCAGATCATACTAGGATGATGGTACAAACATTCGATCTCTTGGGTGCTACTAGAAATAAATTCTATTGACATTTTGACTTAGTAGAATCCGTCAATCAGGTTTTGATTGATTGAGTTCAGTTCATCGACGACATCAAATATTTCTAAAATTGTCCATCTATCTATCTGGAGTTGATCCCCAAATTTGGAGGCCACAGAATTGATTTTGAGATCAACAAAATTCTAGCTCGGCTACATGCGCGTCCACAAGTAGGTACATTTTGTTTTCATGAAACCCTTCAAGGTTTGATGTCATAAATATGTTCCAATATTTTCGTTAAATTTCACACAAGACTAAGAGGAGTTTAGGTGCAGACATTATCTGCTAGGTATTATGAGAGCTCATCAAGTACTCGTTATGAGCCATTCATTATCTGCTAGCCATGGTGAAGACAGGTGTTTATACTGAACTACTTGAAGCATCGGCTAAGAAAAAAGGCACAAGAGAACCAACCTTCACTCTGCTGTATTCAGTGCAGCAGACTCAAAGGAAGCTACTGTGTTTCAAGTCCAAGTTTGACAGAGACTCAAAAACCAGAAAGATTCATGTTTTCCTTTGATGATGTGCTCTATTTGTAGTTGATTCAGCTTGATCAAGCTGTCATATCGTTCACCTCAAGCCACATGAAACACTTCTTGGAAGGCTATTTAGGCATCCTCGAATCTACCATTAGCGTTGTCTGTCTCCTCTATCCAAAGTCCGTCGAAAAGCTCTTCCTCTTAGGGTTAAGTCATGTTCATCATTCAGCCAATTTAGATTAAGTATCAGAACGCAACACACCACCACATTGTGCTGTTGTTACTGCTCCGAGGGAACCCATTCATCCCCCTGGATAAAAGTTTCCACAGAGTACAATCCGACATGCTCCGAGGGAATCTGACTGCTCCACCCCACCCTGGCCGCCGCATTCGCCCCGGGCCCTGAACTCCCGTACTCTCCGTAGAACAGCGTGCTCAACGCGAAATCTTCCCTCCATGGCAACCACCCCTCCGGCATCACCACCTCCCCCATGTAGCAATTCACGTACACCGTCCGCGAGTACTCCTTCCATGGCCGCCCGAGGTATGCCCGGTGCGCCCCTGGCTTCCTCTGGTATGCAGCCAAGTAGTCGTCGCTCCCATTGATAGCGCAGCCACTGAACACGAAGCCGGTCGCCTGGGCAGGGTCGGTCCGTCCGTGGGCGGCCACCGGGTTGCTCCCTGCCTTCCTTGGCCCTTCCGCGCGTGGGACCACCTCGATGACGCACCGATCGAACACCGACGCGGAGTTGCCGAAGATGAAGTCTACCGTGCCGGCGATGCGGCATTTACGGTAGAGTTGCCGGAGGGAGCGCGCGTACAGGGTGTCTTGGTGCCCACGGAACTCCACCGATTCGAGTATGGATTGATCGCTGTCGGAGCGGAAAGCAACCGCCTGGTGGGCGCCAGGGCCGGCGGTGTTCTCGAAGGTGAGATCTCGGGCTGCGAAGCCGTCACCGAGGACACCGACGGTGGCAGAGTGGTAGGTGGTCACGTCCTGGTTGTGGCCAACGTTTTGCGAGCCGGTGATGACGGTGGCTCCCATCCCCTCTCCTAGCAACACCAGATTGGTCTTCTCGAACGGGATTCGGACGGTCTCCTCGTACACGCCGGCCTTGACGACGATGACGAACCGATCCGAGGCGAAATCAGGCGCGGCGGCCACGGCGTCTTGGACGCTCTGGTAATCGCAAGATCCGGTCTTGCACACGGTAGCATTTGGAGGCCGGTCCGACGGGAACGTGGTGGCACCATTGGCGGGTCGTAGggagccgctgccgccgccggctGCGACGGCGGCGGAGTCGCCCCAGTAGCCGTCCCGCTCGGTCTGGGGCGGGACCCAGAGGGAGATGTCAGCACCGAAGCGCTGAAAGGCGGCGATCATGGAGAGGGCATTGCTGGTGAGGGCGGCCAGGTCGAGGAGGGAGGCCATGCAATCGGCGACGCGGCGGGTAGAGTTGACGTACTTCAAGGCCGACCAGCAATCGTACTGGTAGAGGAGGGCAGCGCCGGCCCAGGCGCGGGCGTCGGCGAGGCGGCCAGCGGGGAGGGCGGCGGAACCGGCGGACAGGCGACGGGCGGAGAGGGAGAGGTGCTCGAGGCAGTCGCGGGCGGCGGCGGCGCGAGCAGGGTTTGCGTCGGCAGAGGCGAGGATGGACTCGGCTTGGGAGCGGGAGGAGGGGAGAGCATCGGAGGGGGCGGCAACGGCGGCAGAGAGGAGTTGGAGGGCGGAGGGGCTGGAAGGGAGGCCGGGGGACTGGGATAGGGCAGAGTGGCAGGAGGAGGGGAAACGGGTGGCCCCGCAGGCTTGGGCAATCTCCGGCGGGAGCGGAGGAGGGGAGGAGGGGGCGGAGGAAGGGAGgatgagaaagaggaggaggagggggagggagaggagTGCAGCCATGGTGACGAAGAGGAGGCGAGGGCGAGGAGGGGAAGTGTACTGGAATTTCCTCATTAGTGGAGCTTGGCTTTATAAATGGATGGATCCACGGAGGGGGAAAGGGACAGAGAGTGTCACGGGCGGCGCAGTGGGAAGGACGCCGTGGCCACTGTGAAAGAAGAAAGAGGCAGGACCGAAGCACTGGCTTCGTCTTTCGGCGAGTAGCGACGGCAGAAGGGGTGGTCGCGTGTCTCCATCTTAACGGAGATGTGTTACTGAATCCTGTTCGTTGTAACAAAGTATACATCGCTAACGTTAGCTCAGAGCCTGCTCGGTCACATCCAACAACAAGGGCCCGCACGAGGGCATCCTTCTCTGCAATCCCAGAATAGGTAGGCGAAACGGGTAGATAGTCTTTCCTCCAGTTTACGCGGAGAAATGTTCTTCTACCAACACAGAGACGATCTGGAAATAGTGACACGTTGATAGCCAATCGTGTCAGAcaccaaacctacgaggaggtggtggtggtggctcgTGAAATGGTAGGTGGCGTGACGTGGGGTGCGGTGCGGTGCGGTAGGCTAAACCAAACAATGACGTTGGTGGATGTTTGCGTGCTCTTAGCCCACGagggacaatatatatatatatatatatccaagtgCAATTAGATTAATCGATCTTAAGAATCCGATAAACATAATACAAATATGAACTCTTCTTATTTTGACAATTGAAACAAGAGGATTTCACTAAAGAATAAACTCAAACAAGACAAAGAGACACTAGATTAAGGATATCATTGTGAACTATTCGTTTCGAGAAATTTTGATGATTATTATTGTAACAATCATCAAGATATTtagaaaaaatgataaaaagtACTTGAATGAATCATAATtagtttcaattttttttatagattaGAATTTAATTAGAGATACAAAAGAATAATCATTAGTGAATTAAGTTTCTATAGATAAATCATCAGTTTTAATGCTTTGAAGTGAATGAGAGGCATAGGTTCTGGTGTTTTGTAGTAGAACTAGAGATAGTTGATAAATCAGAAAAGATGAACaatgaagattaaaaaaaaataaagataacatATATAAGTTATAAAATCCCTTAAGAAAGATCAAACTCAGCTGTCAGCAGGCTGATTTCCATCTGAATTCATTCATTGTACACCTACAACCTGATTTCCATGGCTCCAGTAATAGTTGGAAGCACCTACAACACCCTCCAGTCATCCTAAATCTCTTTGGGTCAAACCCTTCAACTCTCTAACCACATACCATGACTCCAACCATTACCCACCATAGGATCATTAACAACAGGTAAAGAATTAACAGCATCAATGGAGCAAAACATGGGCTTTCTACTGATGAGAATGTCAAAAATTCAAAAGGTAGTCCCTAATATATTTTCACTTAGGAGACTTATCCATCTGAGTAGGTTTGTCCTATAAAAGAAGCTGCTGATTGTGCAGAAACTTTCTGGGGGAAGGAGGAAGAACATGAGAGGGATGTCTCAGAGCTAATGATAAGTGTGATGGATACCAAGAGAAAGTCACAAGCTTTTTAATGAATATTATTATTCTCTTGTTTTGCCTGATTTAATAAGATAATTCCTTGTCATCTTTTTATGGATTGACCAAATGAGAGACAGCATCATGCATGAGCTAATAAACAAGATTTGGCCTTCCTTATAGCTCATGCATGCTGTTGTCTCTCGAAAAAAGATGATGAGGGTTGAATCAGGCCAAACAAGAGAATAGTAACCTTCATTAAAAAGCTTGTGACTTCCCTTTGGTATCCATCACACTTATCATTAGCTCAACACACCCCAAAACACATTGCATTGAGCCACCCCCCTCATGCTCTTCCTCCTTCCCCAGAAATTTTACGGCCATACCATGTGGCACTGGTGTGGTGAAGCATATGAGCCTCCTCTCTGTCACCTTTGATCCCCACTAACGgctctttcttttccttctccccCTGCTTTAATGAGTCACATTAAAGGGCCACCCACCCTCCCCAAGGCCAAAGCTCCCCACATTTGGATTCAAAGTCTGTAAACCGAGCTTGAGCAAGCATGGTGGTCACGGCCAAATCATTTATAGCACTCCCTTCCCTGCTCTCGCTGCCTTCGAGGCCTCAAACTTCCTGCTTTGTCCCGTCCTCTCCCCGGATTCTACGTGCCTCATCCCAACAGACCTTGCAGATCTTTTCTGGATCTCTTTACTTGCGGCAGACGTGATCCACCGCAACAGAAATCTTGACATTTATTTGAAGTTTGATTTTGGATCGTATAGCCGCAATCTTATCCCACTCCCCTCTCCTCCTGTTTTTATCTCTGAGAGGAGGGCCAAAGGAAGGGCAGAGAAGGGAAAAGCTGGTGCCTTTCTCTAGCGGAGTTGCCAGATGGAGCGGTGGTGGTGTTTGATGATGGTGGttgtggtggcggtggtggggaGGAGAGGGGAGGGCTACCCGGAAGAGGACCTGGTGGTGAGATTGCCTGGGCAGCCCAAAGTGGGGTTCAGGCAGTACGCAGGGTATGTGGATGTCGATGAGAAGGCGGGGAGGACTCTCTTCTATTACTTTGCCGAAGCCGATGGAGATGCCCACGCGAAGCCGCTCACCCTCTGGCTCAATGGCGGTTGGTGTTTGATGGCCTTCCTTGTTGCCAAAGTCACTCTTTTCTCTTCCTTCTCGCTTATATTTCCGATCATCTTTGATGTACTGTGGGTGTCACGATTGCTTCTTTTTCATGTCTTGTTCTCTCTTGCGATCGTTTTCGTATTGTCTTCGTCAAAATTGTTCTTTTCGCATTGCGGTTGTTCCTTCTTGCGATGGTTTTGGTGGTTTTTCTTACTGTTCTATTGTCGGCATTTTCTCGATTGTCTAGTCTAGTGGTAACCAATGTTGTTTCTTTAGGCTCTTGGATCTATGAACTGCTTCTCGGCCTTGATCTTGTTAAAGATCGTTCATATTCTTTTCGTACTTTTGTGGATACTTCGTACAGTCTGCTTTTAATTTTAGAACATTATGTTGGCTGTCAAGCGTGGACTATCTCCACTGTTCAAGTTTTAATATATTCAATACTTTGCATTACTTCTGAAAGCATCTACTTTATTATGCCATTCGTGAGCCTAGTTTTCTTGGTTAACCTGGAGGATAAGCTAGCAGAACACTCATTTCATGCTTGGTTCATCTCAAAGATACAAGCAAATTGCTTTGTTTGACATCTCCTGCATCGTGCATCATTGTATTTGTTTGATCCCCACCAGTGAAGCAATATTCTTAGTGGTCTTCCTCAAATCCATTGATAGATTGCTATCCTACTTTTTTCTATTATGTAGAAGAAAATAATAGTCATGTGCTATATTTACTGGAATGTTTATCCTTCTCTGCTTCTCTATATCCCAGGAACTTCAATTTCCATGAAAGAAGATTTTTTTGGTCCAAAATCCTTGTCCATATTTCTCCATgactaaagataaaaaatcaggaGTACTATTTAAAAATGGATCTTAAATAAGAGTTGCAAAGAATTATACTGAACTTTTATTTAGGGACCTTCTTGCAACAAAAAACCTTGCTGCAAAATGGAGAGTTTCATTCTAGGAAGCAAGAAGGTGATTTGAACATCCCTCCTAAGATACTTCAGGAACAGAAATTCCTAATCTCTTCATGAGAAAATGGCTGATGGTGGTTAATTCCAAATCTATAGTAAGCCTCACAAACTCATTATCATTCCAAAGTTTAGAATAAAGATCAACAAAAGCATTCTCAATATCATGGTGATCATCCAGATGAAATCCACAATAGTACAAATAGcataaatttgttacctatgtTGATAAATCatggtgatttttttaaaaaGCTAGTATTTTTACGCTTGAATAATACAGTAAAAAAAAGTCTTGAAACCCAGATACTGTAAATAATCATGGCAATTGGCAGCCTATCCTGGGTGCACTATGTGTGCCTTGTGAAGCTCCTTATTCCTACACATAGCACATCAAAAGAGGAGCAATCTGTTGCCATTTGAAAAGAATACAGGTGTGCTCTTACCCTTTTTTGGGTCTAGTGTTACAAACAACTAAGATCTATTGTCTGTAGTTATAAACTATGATTATACTCCAATGTCATACTATTCATGTTTCTTGCTATTTTTGTGTTTTCACGTTAGTGCATAGAGTATGAAACATTTGATATATTGCCTCATCTTTTCTCAAGACACCTTTACTTCAATATGTCTTCTAAGATCTTTTGCTTGATCTCAGATTTGTTCTCTTTTCTGTCTTTTTTCTCTTTAGTtgctatatgtatatgtatatatatatgtatgtgtatatgtatatgtatatgtatatgtatgtatgtatgtatgtatgtgtgtatgtatgtatcatgtttctgatttttagatttgacttGCTAGATATATAATGTCTTAAATGTATCGGAGCTAGCAAATGTTAAAAATGAATTTTGTATCCAGGCCCAGGTTGTTCTTCAGTTGGAGGGGGTGCTTTTACTGAGCTTGGTCCATTTTTCCCTAGAGGTGATGGACGGGGTCTTCGATTAAATAAAATGTCATGGAATAAAGGTGCCTTTTTCTTTTGTAGCAATGTGATATAATTTTGATGAACATTAAATTCTTGTCAATGATATAGGTCGTTATCTTATCTGTTTCAACTTTGTAGTTTcaaatctcctttttgttgaatctcctGCTGGAGTTGGATGGTCTTACTCCAATACAACTTCTGATTATAACTGTGGAGATGAATCAACTGGTAGGTCTATGAGACTCCAAACCAGACAGGCCTTTGTTAAATTAACTATGGAATTGCAAGTTCTAAATTCTTAATATATTGTTGACTATGTCTCTTTTTTATTTACTGTATAATTAGTGTCTTTTCTCATTCTCTCTTCTGACTGGTCCTTGATCTTTTCTTGCAAGCTAATGACATGTATAAATTTCTTCTGCGATGGTATGACAAATTTCCAGAGTtcagattgaagaacttatttctAACTGGAGAAAGCTATGCAGGTGCCTATTAGAATAACCCTTAAGAAAATTTCATATACATTGAATGAATCTTGTTACCATTTTTCTCTGATTTGTCTTAGGGCATTACATACCACAATTGGCCAATGTTCTTTTAGATCATAATCAGCATTCCACTGGCTTCAAGTTCAACATCAAAGGAGTTGCGGTAAGGAGAATTAGTTCTGCTTCTATCAGATCTCTTACGACATATTAATTTTTACACTGTATCTCTGTGTTATTGTTAGATTGGGAACCCACTTCTTAAGCTTGATAGGGATGCTCCAGCAACATATGAGTTTTTCTGGTCCCATGGTATGATATCTGATGAAATAGGCCTCACAATAATGAACCAATGTGATTTTGAAGATTACACCTTCAGTAATCCACACAATGTGAGCAAAGCATGCAATGATGCCATTGAGAAGGCAAATATTATTGTTGGGGATTACATAAATGAATATGATGTGATTCTAGATGTCTGTTACCCATCAATTGTGGAACAAGAGTTGAGATTGCGAAAATATGTATGTTTTCTATTCTATTTATAACAAATTGGCCTTCTTAATGTTAAGTTTTTATTATCATAAGCAATTGTTATTTATTTTGCTTTTCATTGGATTTCTTTTTTGTGTGTGTCTCCTTGTTTCAAATTAGGTTACTAAGATGAGTGTTGGCGTTGATGTTTGCATGTCAGTAGAAAGGTATTTTTATTTCAATCTTCCACAAGTTCAGCTTGCTCTTCATGCTAACAGGACAAAATtgccttattcttggggcatgtgTAGTGGGTAAGTGCCCTAGTTCTTATCGAGTTCAATTTTGTTCCTTTGTATCCATATGTATATGATAAACTCTTAACTAGAGATGGTTTCCATTTGAGCTTTTTATGTATAACAATATGaagttaatttcttttttttcttttgttttgacaCTTTTGGATGGGCATATGATCCTTAAAACCTTACAGAGGAAGCATTATAGTTTTAATATCGATATATGGGAAATGATAATTAGGGTAAATAGCATTAGGGTCAAAATCACTTTTG is from Musa acuminata AAA Group cultivar baxijiao chromosome BXJ1-6, Cavendish_Baxijiao_AAA, whole genome shotgun sequence and encodes:
- the LOC135677020 gene encoding probable pectinesterase/pectinesterase inhibitor 51, coding for MRKFQYTSPPRPRLLFVTMAALLSLPLLLLFLILPSSAPSSPPPLPPEIAQACGATRFPSSCHSALSQSPGLPSSPSALQLLSAAVAAPSDALPSSRSQAESILASADANPARAAAARDCLEHLSLSARRLSAGSAALPAGRLADARAWAGAALLYQYDCWSALKYVNSTRRVADCMASLLDLAALTSNALSMIAAFQRFGADISLWVPPQTERDGYWGDSAAVAAGGGSGSLRPANGATTFPSDRPPNATVCKTGSCDYQSVQDAVAAAPDFASDRFVIVVKAGVYEETVRIPFEKTNLVLLGEGMGATVITGSQNVGHNQDVTTYHSATVGVLGDGFAARDLTFENTAGPGAHQAVAFRSDSDQSILESVEFRGHQDTLYARSLRQLYRKCRIAGTVDFIFGNSASVFDRCVIEVVPRAEGPRKAGSNPVAAHGRTDPAQATGFVFSGCAINGSDDYLAAYQRKPGAHRAYLGRPWKEYSRTVYVNCYMGEVVMPEGWLPWREDFALSTLFYGEYGSSGPGANAAARVGWSSQIPSEHVGLYSVETFIQGDEWVPSEQ
- the LOC135677021 gene encoding serine carboxypeptidase-like 42, which gives rise to MERWWCLMMVVVVAVVGRRGEGYPEEDLVVRLPGQPKVGFRQYAGYVDVDEKAGRTLFYYFAEADGDAHAKPLTLWLNGGPGCSSVGGGAFTELGPFFPRGDGRGLRLNKMSWNKVSNLLFVESPAGVGWSYSNTTSDYNCGDESTANDMYKFLLRWYDKFPEFRLKNLFLTGESYAGHYIPQLANVLLDHNQHSTGFKFNIKGVAIGNPLLKLDRDAPATYEFFWSHGMISDEIGLTIMNQCDFEDYTFSNPHNVSKACNDAIEKANIIVGDYINEYDVILDVCYPSIVEQELRLRKYVTKMSVGVDVCMSVERYFYFNLPQVQLALHANRTKLPYSWGMCSGLLNYSSTDGDINILPLLKKIIRHGTPVWVFSGDQDSVVPLLGSRTLVRELAHDLNFRVTVPYGVWFYKGQVGGWVTEYGNLLTFATVRGASHMVPYAQPARALRLFTSFIHGQRLPNSTHPSIS